The nucleotide sequence AAAACGCTACAGATTTCTCTATGTTTTTATTAGAAGAAGCTCTTGTAGCAACGGTTACTGGTGATGCCTTCGGAAACCCAGATTGTATAAGAATTTCTTACGCAGCAAGTGAATCTCAGATTGAAGAAGCGATGAAGCGAATTAAATCAGTTTTAGCTGAAGCTTAGGTTTAAGCTCATAAAATAATATATTTTTCAAAATCCTGATGCAGTTAAAACTCATCAGGATTTTTTTATAGCCACGGAAACCCCTAAAAATAGTTATCAGTTTTATTCCATAACGCCATCCTTTCTCGAAACTTCGGAATTGTTTCAGATCCTGTCCCGATTTTTGGTCGGGAGCTTGCTTCGAAATTTATTCGGAGATCCTGGATTTTGATGAATTAAGAATATCTTAGAATCCGGAAGCTAATTCGGGATAAAAAACTGAAACGAATTCAGCTTGACAGAAAATTATCCTTTTAAACAGCCTTTCTATTTAATCTGAATATTTTAGTATTACCTATTTCTCCAGAAGAAGGGAGTGAGAAGTATGAGGACGGTAAACAGTTCTAATCTTCCGATAAGCATCAAGAAAGAACACCACCATTTTCCTAGTGGCGGTAGAATATCGAAATTATTTACCGGACCAAGCGCGCCAAAAGCAGGACCAATATTGCCCAGGGAAGAAGCTGCTCCACCAATAGCCGTTTCAAAATCGAGACCGAGTCCTCCTAAAATAACAGACCCAATTATAAAGGAAAGCATATAAAGTATAAAGAAGCCCAGAATATTAAAGGTTACTCCTTTGCCAATAGATTTTCCATTAAATCGTACCGGAAGAATCGCGTTTGGATGCAAGGCACGTTTAAACTCAATTCCGCCATTTCTAATCATAATAATATGACGCATCACCTTTACACCACCTGCCGTAGAACCAGCTGAACCTCCCAAAAAGAACATTCCGAAGAAGAAAATTGTGAGAAAAGGCGTCCACATAGTGTAATCGGCAGTCACAAATCCTGTGGTAGTAATAATAGCCAGCACCTGAAAAAGTGAATGTCTAAAAGCACTTTCGGCCTCACCCCAAACCATTGGGTGATCTATTTGAGAAAGGGCAACATCAGCTTCAAAATATATTAACAAAGAAGCCACTACCGTAAATATTGCTATAAAAAGGAAATACCATTTAAACTCATCGTCATGCAGTACTTTTTGAACTTTACCTTTGAAACTGTAATAGCTTAAAACAAAGTTAGCTCCCGCCAAAAACATAAAAAGCATGATAATATATTGAATAATTGGCCTATCGTTCCAGTAAGCAACACTAATATTTTTCGTTGAAAAACCACCGGTAGAAAGTGTGCTAAGCGAATGGTTAATCGCATCAAAAAAGCTCATTCCAGCTACTTTTAATAAGATAGTTTCTGCCACAGTATAGCTCACGTAAATAAGCCATAAACGCTTGGCGGTATCGGTAATTCTGGGTTTAAGCTTATCGGCGCTTGGGCCGGGAGCTTCCGCAGCAAAGAGTTGCATCCCTCCTATTCCCAATAAGGGCAGAATGGCTATAGCAAGAACGATAATCCCCATTCCACCAATCCAATGCGTTAGGCTTCTCCAAAACAAAATCCCTTTTGGAATAGATTCAATATCGTTTAAAACCGAGGCACCGGTAGTGGTATAACCAGACATGGTTTCAAAAAAAGCATCGGTAAAAGCAGGAATAGATTCGCTTAAAACATAAGGCAACGTGCCGCTTAAAGCCATAAAGATCCAGCCAAAAGTTACTATAATATAGCCTTCACGCTTCTTTACTTCTTTGCGGTGGCCACGGGTAGTAAACATAAAAAGGACTCCCAGGAATAAAGTGATAAAAGCTGCAGCAAGAATATCTATAGTTACCCCATCTTCATAAAACCAGCTTACTAAAACTGCGGTAAGCATAAAACCACCGTTACATAAAAGTAACAGCCCCATGACGTGGAGAATAATTTGATAATTAAGTCTTGGCATTATAGAAAGAGTTTTTCAACCTTTTTTATAGATCTTGGGAGGCAACAAACCACTATCCGATCGCCCCTTGTAATAGTAAATTCACCCAACGCAATTATTCCTTTACCGTCTCTTATAATTCCCCCAATAATGGCAGATCTTGGAAAATCGAGATCTTTAATTCTTTTATTACAAACCTGGGAATTTGGCTTCACTATAAACTCCAGAAGCTCGGCATTCATATTATTGATCTTGGTCATTGCCACTACTTCACCCTTTCTAACATATCTAAAAATATTATTGGCAGCAAGTAACTTCTTATTGATCAGGGTATCAATCCCAATTGAGTGGCTCAATTGATAATAGTCCATATTTTCTACCAAAGAGATGGTCTTCTTCACGCTTTTAGATTTTGCTACAAGGCAAGACATAATATTGGTTTCCGAATTACCGGTAACCGCAATAAATGCATCCATATCGTGCACATTTTCTTCTTCAAGCAGTTCTACATTTCTACCATCTCCATGAATAATTAGAGCATTGGGAAGTTCATCAGCAAGATCATATGCCTTCTCTTTATTACTCTCAACTAACTTTACATTAAAATTATTCCTACAAAGATCTATAGCTGTTTTTTTACCAATTTTACTTCCGCCTAAAATCATTATATTCTTTATAGCGTGCTTAGTTTTACCGGTAAGCTTGTAAAGGTTTTCCACACCGCTTTTTAAGGTAATGAAATTCACCTGATCGCCTTCCTTAAACTGTGTATCTCCTCGCGGAATAAGAGTATATTGAGTCCCGTAACGCTGAATAGCTATAGGAACAAAGTTAAGATCGGGAAAAATATTAGCCGCCTCCTTAACTGTTTTACCCACAAATAGCGCATTTCGAGACAAACTAAGCCCTATCATAGTCAAAGCCCCATTTTCAAATTCATAACTATCGTTAAAAGCAGATTGATTAAGTAGCAAAGCAATTTCCCTCGCCGCCAAAGCTTCAGGAGAAATCAATTCGTCTATACCAAAGCGAGTAAAACCAATTTCCTCTTTGTTTTCTAGAAATTCAGTATTAGAAATACGAGCTATAGTTCTTTTAGCTCCTAGTTGTTTTGCCAAAACACAGGTTGTAATATTGGTAGCTTCACTGGAAGTAACACTAATAAGCATATCTACATGCTTTACCTGAGAATCTTTTAAAATTGCAATAGAAGTAGCATCTCCTTTTATCGTCCTGATATCTAAATGCGTATCGGCATAAGTAAGATTATCCCGGTTGGTATCAATCAATGTGATATCCTGGGATTCGAAAGAAAGCAATTTTGCCAAATGAAAGCCGACTTCACCTGCTCCGGCAATAATTATCTTCATATAACAGCTTGAAATTGAAAAGAAGAACAAATGTACGGTATTTTAGACAAACCAAAAACCGAACTCTATAACAACAATTTCTAAAAGTATCATCACAATTATTTCATATCGTGTATCTTTGACCCAAAATTGGTATTATGAGTAAAAAGGTGACTCCTTACCAGGATTCTGGTCTCAATAAAAAGAAACAGGTTGAGCAGATGTTTGATAAAATATCTGGTAATTATGATGGTTTGAACCGGGTAATCTCCATGGGTACTGACGTGAAATGGAGAAAAAAGGTTATTGCCCTGGTTAAAGCGCAAAAGCCAAATGCTGTTCTGGATATTGCCACTGGAACCGGAGACCTCGCCATACAAATGGCCGATATAAATGCTAAAAAAATTGTTGGTCTTGATCTTTCTGAAGGTATGCTGAAAGTTGGGCGCAAAAAAATTGCGGCCAAACACTTAACCGATAAGATTGAAATGGTGCAGGGAGACTCTGAAGCCCTACCTTTTGAAGACAATTCTTTTGATGCGATAACCGTAGCATTTGGAGTGCGCAATTTTGAAGATTTAGAAAAAGGATTATCAGAAATTCAAAGGGTTCTAAAACCCGGCGGAATTTTTGTAGTTTTGGAAACTTCTGTCCCTACCAGATTTCCGTTCAAACAAGGTTATAAATTATATTCTGGCTATATGCTACCCCTAATTGGGAGAATATTTTCAAAAGACCGGGAAGCTTACTCTTATTTAAGTAAAAGTGCAGCCGAATTTCCATATGGAGAAGCTTTCAACAATATTTTAAAGAAAACGGGGTTTATAAATGTAGAAAATAAGCCTCAAACTTTTGGGGTTGCAACCATTTATACTGCTTCAAAATAAAATTATGAAGAAACTTTTTGTTATTGCCTTTCTTTTTTGCGTTCAATTTGGTAATGCGCAAATTTTTGGAGGAGATAAAATTATTAATAACGAGAATTTTGACAAACAACGTTGGTCCTGGGGATACTACCTGGGTTTTAATACCTACGATTTCAAATTCAAATATAACGAGGAACCATCAACTAATGGAAACGATCTCATTATCGAAAAAACTATGGGGTTCAACGTTGGCCTGGTTGGAAATTTAAAACTCAATAATAACTTAGACCTTCGGTTGGAACCTGGGGTTACTTTTAACACTCGTAATTTCAGACCTCCTTCTACCAAAGAAATTGAAGAAATAAACTCTACCTATGTTCATATCCCGCTGTTATTGAAGTTTTCTGCAGACCGTATCAATAACTTCAAACCATTTATAGTGGGCGGTTTATCTACTTCAATTAACCTCTCAAGTAACGAAAACAATCCGGATGCAGAATTTAGGTTTAAAACCAATAATTATCATTATGAAGTTGGGATTGGTATAGACTTATACCTTTATTACTTTAAGTTTTCACCATCAATAAGAGGTGTTTTCACGATAAACAACGAGCTAAATGAATCTACAAACGAAGCGGCTGGAAGTATAGATGCGATGCGATCCCAAGCGCTGTTCCTCAATTTTACGTTTCAGTAGAGCTTTATCAGGTTTTTAATGAGTAAAACTCTTACGTTTAAATTCACTTAGTAGAATTGCGGTGGCTGTTGCTACGTTTAGGCTTTCAGTTTCTTTTAATTCTCCAAAACGAGGAATGCTTATTTTTTTATTAATTAAAGCTTCAATTTCAGCTGAAATTCCATTCGCTTCATTTCCCATCACCAGGATTGCCTTTTCTTCGGTTTCACTTCTATAAATATTCTCTCCTTCCATAAAAGCACCATATACGGGAAGTTCTGATTTTTCGAGGTGATTTTTTAAGTCACAATAGGAAATATTCACCCTGGCTAAAGATCCCATCGTTGCCTGAACTACTTTTGGGTTGAAGCAATCTACCGAATCATTAGAACACATCAGATTTTTTACCCCAAACCAATCACAAAGCCTTATAATAGTCCCCAAATTTCCGGGATCCCTAACTCCATCTAAAGCTAGAGTGAGACTTTCTTCCTGAACTATTTTTTCCGCTGGAATTTCGAATAAGGCTAATGCCGCCTGTGGTGTTTTAAGAAAACTTATTTTTTTGAGTTCCTTTTCATCAAGTTCTTGAACTTTATTAGAATCAACACCAAAATCTGCCGAAATCGTAAAAAGCCTATTTAGAATAAATTTTGAGTTTATAAGCTCGTTTATTGTTTTAAAACCTTCGGCTACAAAAAGTCCGTTTTTATAACGGTATTTTTTTTGTGCAAGACTGGTTATTAACTTAATTTGGCTTTTACTAACCATACAAAAAATGTAATTTTGATCTCTTAAAA is from Salegentibacter mishustinae and encodes:
- a CDS encoding TrkH family potassium uptake protein, with the translated sequence MPRLNYQIILHVMGLLLLCNGGFMLTAVLVSWFYEDGVTIDILAAAFITLFLGVLFMFTTRGHRKEVKKREGYIIVTFGWIFMALSGTLPYVLSESIPAFTDAFFETMSGYTTTGASVLNDIESIPKGILFWRSLTHWIGGMGIIVLAIAILPLLGIGGMQLFAAEAPGPSADKLKPRITDTAKRLWLIYVSYTVAETILLKVAGMSFFDAINHSLSTLSTGGFSTKNISVAYWNDRPIIQYIIMLFMFLAGANFVLSYYSFKGKVQKVLHDDEFKWYFLFIAIFTVVASLLIYFEADVALSQIDHPMVWGEAESAFRHSLFQVLAIITTTGFVTADYTMWTPFLTIFFFGMFFLGGSAGSTAGGVKVMRHIIMIRNGGIEFKRALHPNAILPVRFNGKSIGKGVTFNILGFFILYMLSFIIGSVILGGLGLDFETAIGGAASSLGNIGPAFGALGPVNNFDILPPLGKWWCSFLMLIGRLELFTVLILLTPFFWRNR
- the ubiE gene encoding bifunctional demethylmenaquinone methyltransferase/2-methoxy-6-polyprenyl-1,4-benzoquinol methylase UbiE; translation: MSKKVTPYQDSGLNKKKQVEQMFDKISGNYDGLNRVISMGTDVKWRKKVIALVKAQKPNAVLDIATGTGDLAIQMADINAKKIVGLDLSEGMLKVGRKKIAAKHLTDKIEMVQGDSEALPFEDNSFDAITVAFGVRNFEDLEKGLSEIQRVLKPGGIFVVLETSVPTRFPFKQGYKLYSGYMLPLIGRIFSKDREAYSYLSKSAAEFPYGEAFNNILKKTGFINVENKPQTFGVATIYTASK
- the porT gene encoding type IX secretion/gliding motility protein PorT/SprT; the protein is MKKLFVIAFLFCVQFGNAQIFGGDKIINNENFDKQRWSWGYYLGFNTYDFKFKYNEEPSTNGNDLIIEKTMGFNVGLVGNLKLNNNLDLRLEPGVTFNTRNFRPPSTKEIEEINSTYVHIPLLLKFSADRINNFKPFIVGGLSTSINLSSNENNPDAEFRFKTNNYHYEVGIGIDLYLYYFKFSPSIRGVFTINNELNESTNEAAGSIDAMRSQALFLNFTFQ
- the trkA gene encoding Trk system potassium transporter TrkA; the encoded protein is MKIIIAGAGEVGFHLAKLLSFESQDITLIDTNRDNLTYADTHLDIRTIKGDATSIAILKDSQVKHVDMLISVTSSEATNITTCVLAKQLGAKRTIARISNTEFLENKEEIGFTRFGIDELISPEALAAREIALLLNQSAFNDSYEFENGALTMIGLSLSRNALFVGKTVKEAANIFPDLNFVPIAIQRYGTQYTLIPRGDTQFKEGDQVNFITLKSGVENLYKLTGKTKHAIKNIMILGGSKIGKKTAIDLCRNNFNVKLVESNKEKAYDLADELPNALIIHGDGRNVELLEEENVHDMDAFIAVTGNSETNIMSCLVAKSKSVKKTISLVENMDYYQLSHSIGIDTLINKKLLAANNIFRYVRKGEVVAMTKINNMNAELLEFIVKPNSQVCNKRIKDLDFPRSAIIGGIIRDGKGIIALGEFTITRGDRIVVCCLPRSIKKVEKLFL
- a CDS encoding RNA methyltransferase — protein: MVSKSQIKLITSLAQKKYRYKNGLFVAEGFKTINELINSKFILNRLFTISADFGVDSNKVQELDEKELKKISFLKTPQAALALFEIPAEKIVQEESLTLALDGVRDPGNLGTIIRLCDWFGVKNLMCSNDSVDCFNPKVVQATMGSLARVNISYCDLKNHLEKSELPVYGAFMEGENIYRSETEEKAILVMGNEANGISAEIEALINKKISIPRFGELKETESLNVATATAILLSEFKRKSFTH